In Clostridia bacterium, one genomic interval encodes:
- the fsa gene encoding fructose-6-phosphate aldolase, whose translation MELFLDTANLAEIKAAAAYGVISGVTTNPTLVAREKGEFADLVAEIIKLIPGPVSAEVLAEDTEMMLSEARQLAQIGANVVIKIPLTPAGVKCLPILAAEGIKTNVTLIFSLNQALLAARAGASFVSPFVGRLDDIGCNGLSLVAQIAEVYNYYQLPTKIIAASIRHPAHVEGAALAGAQIATLPYSVLQKMFVHPLTTIGLEQFARDWQKGIK comes from the coding sequence TTGGAACTTTTTTTGGATACCGCAAATTTAGCAGAAATTAAAGCCGCGGCTGCTTATGGGGTAATTTCTGGGGTAACGACCAATCCCACATTGGTAGCACGGGAAAAAGGGGAATTTGCGGATTTGGTGGCTGAAATTATTAAATTGATCCCTGGACCGGTAAGTGCGGAAGTGTTGGCTGAGGATACGGAGATGATGTTAAGTGAGGCCCGCCAATTGGCTCAAATCGGAGCTAATGTGGTGATTAAAATTCCGCTTACACCTGCTGGGGTAAAATGTTTGCCTATTTTAGCTGCTGAGGGAATAAAAACTAATGTTACGTTAATTTTTTCATTAAATCAGGCTTTGTTGGCAGCACGTGCTGGAGCTAGTTTTGTCAGTCCTTTTGTGGGCAGATTAGATGATATTGGCTGTAATGGACTTAGTTTAGTGGCTCAAATTGCCGAAGTCTATAATTATTATCAATTACCTACTAAAATTATTGCTGCTAGTATCCGCCATCCTGCTCATGTCGAAGGGGCTGCTTTGGCTGGTGCCCAAATCGCAACACTTCCCTATTCGGTACTGCAAAAAATGTTTGTTCATCCTTTAACAACAATCGGGTTAGAACAGTTTGCACGTGATTGGCAAAAGGGGATAAAATAG